The following coding sequences lie in one Danio rerio strain Tuebingen ecotype United States chromosome 25, GRCz12tu, whole genome shotgun sequence genomic window:
- the nansb gene encoding N-acetylneuraminic acid synthase b (The RefSeq protein has 1 substitution compared to this genomic sequence), producing the protein MPVEFELCPGRKIGGSNPCFIIAEIGQNHQGDVEIAKKMIRMAKDCGADCAKFQKSEIEHRFTRNALDRLYTSPHAWGPTYGAHKHHLEFSHEQYRELQQYATDIGIFFTASGMDEMAVEFLHEINVPFFKVASADTNNIPYLEKTAKKGRPMVISSGMQSMETMRCVYQTVKKHNANFTFLQCTSAYPLPLEHVNLSLITEFQKEFPDIPIGYSGHETGIHVSVAAVALGAKVLERHVTLDKSWKGSDHAASLEPDELAELVKAIRAVEMAMGSPVKQMLPCEASCHSKLGKSVVARKPLKMGETLTLDMLTVKVAEPQGVRPENIFKLVGKKISVNLEKDATITDAMIKG; encoded by the exons ATGCCTGTCGAGTTTGAACTTTGCCCTGGGAGAAAAATTGGGGGCTCCAACCCTTGTTTTATCATCGCCGAGATCGGACAGAACCATCAGGGAGATGTAGAAATCGCCAAAAAAATGATCCGAATGGCCAAG GACTGTGGAGCCGATTGTGCAAAGTTTCAGAAGAGCGAGATCGAGCACAGATTCACCAGAAACGCTCTGGATCGGCTTTACACATGCCCTCACGCTTGGGGCCCGACATACGGAGCTCATAAGCACCATCTGGAGTTCAGTCACGAGCAGTACAGAGAACTACAGCAATACGCCACAGACATCGGCATCTTTTTTACCGCATCCGGCATGGACGAG ATGGCGGTGGAGTTTCTTCACGAAATAAACGTGCCGTTTTTCAAAGTGGCCTCAGCCGACACCAACAACATCCCCTACCTCGAGAAAACAGCCAAAAAGG GTCGTCCTATGGTGATTTCCAGTGGAATGCAGAGTATGGAAACCATGCGCTGCGTTTATCAAACTGTCAAGAAACACAACGCTAATTTCACGTTTCTGCAGTGCACCAGTGCTTATCCGCTGCCGCTAGAGCACGTCAACCTCAGTCTGATCACC GAGTTCCAGAAGGAGTTTCCGGACATTCCCATCGGATACTCCGGACATGAGACAGGCATCCATGTGTCTGTAGCTGCTGTGGCTCTCGGAGCAAAAGTCCTGGAGCGTCATGTGACTCTGGATAAAAGCTGGAAAGGCAGTGACCATGCGGCCTCGCTGGAGCCTGATGAACTGGCAGAGCTGGTGAAAGCCATCCGGGCGGTGGAGATGGCCATGGGGTCACCAGTCAAACAGATGCTGCCCTGTGAGGCTTCATGCCACAGCAAG ttggGTAAATCAGTGGTGGCCCGGAAACCACTAAAAATGGGTGAGACTTTAACCCTCGACATGCTGACGGTGAAAGTGGCCGAACCACAAGGTGTGAGACCAGAGAACATCTTCAAACTTGTTGGCAAGAAAATATCGGTGAACTTGGAGAAAGATGCCACAATTACTGATGCCATGATTAAAGGTTGA